DNA from Petropleomorpha daqingensis:
GTGAGCGCCAGGTCGACGTCCTTCGCGGTCATGCCGAGCAGGACGGCGACCTTGTCGAGGTCGGCGCGCTCGTCGTCGGTGACCACGCCGTCGGCGTAGGCGGCGGTGGCCAGCGCCTCGAGGTAGAGCCGGTGCGCGGTGAGCACGTGGTCGCGGCCGCAGCCGAGCTCGGCTGCGAGCGCCATCAGCTGCTCGGCCTCGGGGACGCTGACCAGCCGGTCCTCGAGCACCTGGTCGAGCACGGTCAGGTACGGGGCCATGCTGGGCGGCGCGTCGTCCAGCGACGGCAGGGCGGCGACCAGGCCGCCGAGGTAGCCGTCCCGCTCGCGGACGACCGCGGTGGCGGCGTCGCGCGGCAGCGTGCGGCACGGCTCGCAGTCGACGACGGGGGCGTCGAGAGCGGTGTCGACCAGCTCGTCCCAGGAGTCCTCGAGCGCCTCGAAGCCCTGGTAGCTGCCGTCGTCCGCGAACTGCACGTGCACGCCGGCGCCGGCCAGCGAACCGTCGCCGAGCGGCGAGGACAGCATGTGCAGCATCAGCTCGGCCGTGGCGCGGGCGTCGTGCAGCGCCGCGTGCCCGTGGTCGAGCGGGATGTCGACAAAGCCACAGAGCGCCTGCAGCGAGCGCGTGCCCGGGCCGAAGAACAGCGGCGCCAGCCGCATGGTGCACAGCGTCGGCGAGAGGTCGACCGGCACGCCGGCGCGGGAGAACTCGCGGGCGAGGAAGCGCAGGTCGAACAGCGCGTTGTGAGAGACGACGACGCGACCGGCGAGCAGAGACGCCAGGTACGGCGCGACGTCGGCGAACGTCGGCGCCTCGACGACGTCGGCGGCACTGATGCCGTGCAGGTGAGTCGGTCCGACGTCCCGGCCCGGGTTGAGCAGCGTCTCGAACTCGTCCTCGACCTCACCGCGGTCGTCGAGCAGGACGACGCCCAGCTCCACGATGCGGTCCGTCGTCGGCGACAGCCCGGTGGTCTCCACGTCGATGACGGCAACGGTCACGACCGCTCCTCTGCGCGTGCAGTGCGCAGCCACCCTTTGTTCGAGCGCCGCGCGACGTCGCGGCGGACCATCGCACGCTTGACACCCTCAACCTTGCTTTTCGCGTTGATCTTGGGCGCACCCGTCCCACCGTTCTCAGCGGCCCCTACGGTGAGCGCGTGACCGGTCCCGCGTGGCCCCGCGCCGCCGGGCCAGGACCGGTGGTGGCGCTGGGCAAGCTGGTGGCCGATCAGGTGCTCTCGTTGTCCGAGCCGTTGGTCGTGGGCGGTCAGCAGCGGGTGGTGCGGACGACGACCGCCGGTGGTGCGCCGGCCAACGTGACGGCGAACCTGGCGCGGCTGGGCGTGCCGACGCGGTTCGTGGGCTGGGCCGGCGTCGACGGTGTGCTCGACGACCTGAGTGCCCGC
Protein-coding regions in this window:
- a CDS encoding exonuclease domain-containing protein, with amino-acid sequence MTVAVIDVETTGLSPTTDRIVELGVVLLDDRGEVEDEFETLLNPGRDVGPTHLHGISAADVVEAPTFADVAPYLASLLAGRVVVSHNALFDLRFLAREFSRAGVPVDLSPTLCTMRLAPLFFGPGTRSLQALCGFVDIPLDHGHAALHDARATAELMLHMLSSPLGDGSLAGAGVHVQFADDGSYQGFEALEDSWDELVDTALDAPVVDCEPCRTLPRDAATAVVRERDGYLGGLVAALPSLDDAPPSMAPYLTVLDQVLEDRLVSVPEAEQLMALAAELGCGRDHVLTAHRLYLEALATAAYADGVVTDDERADLDKVAVLLGMTAKDVDLALTAVRSGAQVSVPRKPDTFLPPGTKIVFTGAMRRPRAVLEQAARDAGLEPMSSVSKQTGALICADPHSQSGKATKARALGVRVISEAVFWESLSSASIDA